Proteins encoded together in one Caldisalinibacter kiritimatiensis window:
- a CDS encoding EAL domain-containing protein has product MEKVKIEDDLLKQLKSIIEEEKIHIVFQPIISLKDGEILGYEALSRGPKNTFFQNPEKLFQMAKHYGLLWELELVCRSKAFENYKNKLQNKKLFVNIDPSVIQDKKFQTGFSEDIIKKSKIKPDEIIFEITESTAIKDYKNLKKILDSYSHQGYEIALDDTGSGYSGLIMLAETHPHFIKIDMQLVRDIDKNKFKQDLMKTFTEFSEITGVKIIAEGIETEKELHTLIDLGIDYGQGYLIQKPSDKIRPINKNVINLIKDINKKNTLLNSKDTDSYCIGYLARSDKPIDINTPIKEVNEILSEEYDLQGIPVVKDEKVVGLVMRNKFYYQLLRRNTEDLENESVSSIMTKLPLIVEYNASLKKVAKLAISRREECTYDYIIVTKEGKYYGVVPITKLVEVIVKHC; this is encoded by the coding sequence ATGGAGAAAGTTAAAATTGAAGATGATTTATTGAAACAGCTAAAATCAATAATAGAAGAGGAAAAAATACATATTGTTTTTCAGCCGATTATATCATTAAAAGATGGAGAAATATTAGGATACGAGGCTTTAAGTAGAGGACCTAAAAATACTTTTTTTCAAAATCCTGAGAAACTATTTCAAATGGCTAAACATTATGGTTTATTGTGGGAACTTGAACTTGTATGTAGATCAAAAGCTTTTGAAAACTATAAAAATAAACTTCAGAATAAGAAATTATTCGTTAATATTGACCCGTCTGTAATTCAAGATAAAAAATTCCAAACGGGTTTTTCTGAAGATATAATAAAGAAATCTAAAATAAAGCCAGATGAAATCATATTTGAAATAACAGAGAGTACAGCTATAAAGGACTATAAAAATCTTAAAAAGATTTTAGATAGTTACTCTCATCAAGGATATGAGATAGCATTAGATGATACTGGTTCAGGATACTCAGGACTAATAATGTTAGCGGAAACACATCCTCATTTTATAAAAATAGATATGCAGCTTGTTAGGGATATTGATAAAAATAAATTCAAACAAGATTTAATGAAGACATTTACTGAGTTTTCAGAAATAACAGGTGTGAAAATTATAGCGGAAGGCATTGAAACAGAGAAAGAGTTACATACTTTAATAGATTTAGGTATCGACTATGGTCAAGGGTATTTAATTCAAAAACCAAGTGATAAAATAAGACCTATTAATAAAAATGTAATAAATTTAATAAAGGATATTAATAAAAAAAACACATTATTAAATAGTAAAGATACTGATTCTTATTGTATCGGCTATTTAGCTAGAAGTGATAAACCTATAGATATAAACACTCCTATTAAAGAAGTAAATGAGATATTATCAGAAGAATATGATTTACAAGGGATACCAGTAGTAAAGGATGAAAAAGTTGTTGGATTAGTGATGAGAAATAAGTTTTATTATCAGTTACTTAGAAGAAATACTGAAGACTTAGAAAATGAGTCAGTTTCATCGATAATGACTAAATTACCATTAATAGTAGAATATAATGCATCTTTAAAGAAAGTAGCAAAATTAGCAATATCGAGACGGGAAGAGTGTACATATGACTATATAATTGTGACAAAAGAAGGTAAATATTACGGAGTGGTACCTATTACAAAGCTGGTAGAAGTTATTGTAAAGCATTGTTGA
- a CDS encoding bactofilin family protein — translation MFGKKEIKMDKIDTLIGRNTKLEGKITANGTIRFDGELVGDLIIEGNVIIGEEGKIKGNIKCNNGIVSGRVEGNIICKEQLRLTNTASLFGDIEVKSFIVDENAVFEGSCKMKTETNTQKNNTKKEEKTNRS, via the coding sequence GTGTTCGGAAAAAAAGAAATTAAAATGGACAAAATAGATACTTTAATTGGTAGGAATACAAAGCTTGAAGGTAAAATAACTGCAAATGGAACTATTAGATTTGATGGCGAATTAGTTGGTGACTTAATAATAGAAGGAAATGTTATAATAGGAGAAGAAGGTAAAATCAAAGGTAATATCAAATGCAATAATGGTATAGTATCTGGTCGCGTTGAAGGAAATATAATATGTAAAGAACAGTTAAGACTTACTAATACAGCTTCACTGTTTGGAGATATCGAAGTAAAAAGTTTCATAGTTGATGAAAATGCTGTATTCGAAGGTTCTTGTAAAATGAAAACTGAAACTAATACACAAAAAAACAACACAAAAAAAGAAGAAAAAACAAATAGGAGCTAA
- the ftsH gene encoding ATP-dependent zinc metalloprotease FtsH — protein MKLNKKKKIVIFSVIAVLILALLVSYKFLVDKKEYQEITYNEFLNSIENREVSKVFYNENPKIKGMLKDGTYFVTDNPRTENFKEKMLISGVDVVETEGNTTFKDILFFIFFLAGFGGVVYFMNKNSSRMAQKEITEMAAIDNANDNSGVVTFEDIAGNEEAKESLKELVDFIKNPQKYERYGARIPRGVLLYGPPGTGKTLLAKALAGEANVPFFAVTGSDFIQVYAGLGASRIRSLFKKARQAGKCVIFIDEIDALGKKRRGGLTGGNDESDRTLNALLTEMSGFKGDEGIIVVAATNRIDTLDEALLRPGRFDRQLEVGLPDVNARHKILKLHSRNKPLDKDVDLRKVAYQTVYFSGAKLENLMNESAMLAAKNNENTISMKHIDKAFYTVVAGEEKKDRSSISIEDKKVTAYHEAGHALITKLVSPKNRVTKVTIIPSTKGAGGFSMNIPPDRMYQTKGDIKNSIMIALGGRLAEELIFGKDNITTGASNDLEKATNMAISMISRFGMDTEAGLISYAAVLGNNVGANNYVLDRTKKLISNLYEETKKLMIQNKDLLEEIANKLLEKETLNEEEIYNIINKKVSLA, from the coding sequence ATGAAGCTTAATAAAAAGAAAAAGATAGTAATTTTTTCAGTTATTGCTGTATTGATTTTAGCTTTACTAGTTTCATATAAGTTCTTAGTGGATAAGAAAGAGTATCAAGAAATCACATACAATGAGTTTTTAAATAGTATAGAAAATCGTGAAGTTTCTAAAGTATTCTATAATGAAAACCCTAAAATAAAGGGTATGTTGAAGGATGGAACATATTTTGTTACAGATAATCCAAGAACAGAAAATTTCAAGGAGAAAATGTTGATTTCAGGAGTAGATGTAGTAGAAACTGAGGGTAATACAACCTTTAAAGATATATTATTCTTTATTTTCTTCTTGGCTGGATTCGGAGGAGTAGTATACTTTATGAACAAAAACTCATCAAGAATGGCACAGAAAGAGATCACAGAGATGGCAGCTATTGACAATGCCAATGATAATTCAGGCGTTGTAACTTTTGAAGATATTGCAGGTAACGAAGAGGCCAAAGAAAGTTTAAAAGAATTAGTAGATTTTATTAAGAATCCACAGAAATATGAAAGATATGGTGCTAGAATACCAAGAGGGGTACTATTATATGGACCTCCTGGTACGGGTAAAACTTTACTTGCGAAAGCTCTAGCAGGAGAAGCGAATGTACCATTTTTTGCAGTAACGGGTTCAGATTTTATCCAAGTATATGCAGGGCTTGGAGCAAGTAGAATAAGAAGTTTATTTAAGAAAGCAAGACAAGCAGGTAAATGTGTAATATTTATTGATGAGATAGATGCATTAGGAAAGAAAAGAAGAGGTGGCTTAACAGGAGGAAACGACGAGAGTGATAGAACTCTTAATGCTCTTCTTACTGAGATGTCAGGCTTCAAAGGAGACGAAGGGATTATTGTAGTTGCTGCTACAAATAGAATTGATACTTTAGATGAAGCACTTCTTAGACCAGGTAGATTTGATAGACAATTGGAAGTTGGCCTACCAGATGTTAATGCTAGACATAAGATATTAAAATTACACAGTAGAAATAAACCATTAGATAAGGATGTAGATTTGAGAAAAGTAGCATATCAAACAGTATATTTTAGTGGTGCTAAGTTAGAGAATTTAATGAATGAGTCAGCTATGTTAGCAGCAAAAAATAATGAAAATACTATTAGTATGAAGCATATTGATAAGGCATTTTACACAGTAGTAGCAGGAGAAGAAAAGAAAGATAGAAGTAGCATTTCAATAGAAGATAAAAAAGTAACAGCTTACCATGAAGCTGGACATGCATTAATCACAAAATTAGTATCGCCAAAAAACAGAGTTACTAAAGTTACAATTATTCCAAGTACAAAAGGAGCAGGTGGATTTAGTATGAATATACCTCCTGATAGAATGTACCAGACAAAAGGAGATATTAAGAATAGTATAATGATTGCATTAGGAGGTAGATTAGCAGAAGAACTGATATTTGGTAAAGACAATATAACAACAGGAGCTTCTAATGATTTAGAGAAAGCTACAAATATGGCAATAAGTATGATAAGTAGATTTGGTATGGATACAGAAGCAGGATTAATAAGCTATGCAGCAGTTCTAGGTAATAATGTAGGAGCAAATAACTATGTACTAGATAGAACTAAGAAATTAATTAGCAATCTTTATGAAGAAACAAAGAAATTGATGATACAAAATAAAGACTTATTAGAGGAAATAGCAAATAAATTATTAGAAAAAGAGACTCTTAATGAAGAGGAAATATATAATATAATTAATAAAAAAGTTTCTTTGGCCTAA
- a CDS encoding M23 family metallopeptidase, which translates to MKFKHIKSKKNNSISLIVVPNSNTKNIRQMKLPTWIPKLIFLLIIIFLSSTVYLFQSYKTLKSKYTVNVDKLKVLKQKNERQKAEIETLKQKTAEIEDKLKTISELQETVRDMVGLKESKLEKEKDSNSISSRNGAALLNTTSLHPDLISIEQQMDTLSKLLDEGQEELSGLIVDVEKRLKYLEAKPNYKPAPGRISSGFGYRINPFGRNREFHTGIDIANNYGTKIVAAGSGVVTFSGYNGGMGYVVVISHGYGYQSIYGHNKKLLVEVGDKVEKGETIALMGSTGRSTGPHVHFEIRYYGKPVDPEDIINNYD; encoded by the coding sequence ATGAAATTTAAACATATAAAATCAAAGAAAAATAATTCAATATCACTAATAGTTGTACCTAACTCTAATACAAAGAATATCAGACAAATGAAATTACCTACTTGGATTCCTAAGCTGATTTTTCTATTAATAATAATATTTCTGTCGTCCACAGTATATCTATTTCAATCATACAAAACATTAAAGTCTAAGTATACGGTTAATGTTGACAAGCTAAAGGTATTAAAACAAAAAAATGAAAGACAAAAGGCAGAAATAGAAACATTAAAACAAAAAACCGCTGAAATTGAAGATAAACTTAAAACCATTTCTGAGCTTCAGGAAACTGTACGTGACATGGTAGGCTTAAAAGAATCAAAACTCGAAAAAGAAAAAGATTCAAATTCTATTAGCTCGAGAAATGGAGCAGCATTACTAAATACTACTTCATTGCATCCTGACTTAATTAGTATTGAGCAACAAATGGATACTTTATCCAAATTACTGGATGAAGGTCAAGAAGAATTAAGTGGGTTAATTGTTGATGTTGAAAAACGATTAAAATACTTAGAAGCAAAACCTAACTATAAACCCGCTCCTGGAAGAATAAGCTCTGGCTTTGGATATAGAATAAATCCATTTGGACGCAATAGAGAATTTCATACTGGTATTGATATAGCTAATAACTATGGAACAAAAATTGTTGCTGCTGGAAGTGGGGTTGTCACATTCTCTGGATATAATGGTGGCATGGGTTATGTTGTTGTAATTAGTCACGGATACGGATATCAATCAATATATGGACATAACAAAAAACTTCTTGTAGAAGTTGGAGATAAAGTAGAAAAAGGAGAAACTATTGCCTTAATGGGAAGTACAGGTAGAAGTACTGGCCCTCATGTACATTTCGAAATAAGGTACTACGGTAAACCAGTAGACCCTGAAGATATTATAAATAATTATGATTAA
- a CDS encoding type Z 30S ribosomal protein S14, protein MARKALKAKQKKKAKYSTREYNRCKICGRARGYLRKYGICRICFRRLAYQGKIPGVKKASW, encoded by the coding sequence TTGGCTAGAAAAGCACTTAAAGCTAAGCAAAAAAAGAAAGCTAAATATAGTACAAGAGAATATAATAGATGTAAAATATGTGGGAGAGCTAGAGGTTATCTTAGAAAATATGGAATATGTAGAATTTGTTTTAGGAGGCTAGCTTATCAAGGCAAAATACCAGGAGTTAAAAAAGCTAGTTGGTAG
- a CDS encoding diacylglycerol/lipid kinase family protein codes for MEKIKIIHNPSSGRQMVEKKIDRICKILIDNGYIIGKFQTEKKNDAMLETIKCCKEDWDAIIVCGGDGTVNEVATGIVRGGRKIPVAILGAGTVNDFANFMELPKNPDEFCNMIINGKSIDVDLGKCGKNYFVNVAAGGLLTNVAHQVSSELKTILGRTAYYIEGIKEIPKHKFNSFDINIKSSEFTEDLEALLFLVCNSSSIGGFKKLAPEAEVKDGYLDCIVIKKAEFQNIITIFIKLLKGELTSHPNVLHFKTKKVTINSHKKVHIDLDGEFGGVLPASFEVVEQSFRIFVK; via the coding sequence TTGGAAAAAATAAAGATAATACATAATCCTTCATCGGGAAGGCAGATGGTAGAGAAAAAAATTGATAGAATATGTAAGATATTAATTGACAATGGATATATAATAGGTAAGTTTCAAACAGAGAAGAAAAATGATGCTATGTTAGAGACGATTAAGTGTTGCAAAGAAGATTGGGATGCTATTATTGTATGTGGCGGAGATGGAACAGTAAATGAGGTTGCAACAGGTATTGTAAGAGGTGGTAGGAAAATACCAGTAGCTATATTAGGAGCTGGCACTGTTAATGATTTTGCCAACTTTATGGAGCTACCTAAAAACCCAGATGAATTTTGTAATATGATTATTAATGGCAAATCAATTGATGTAGATTTAGGCAAATGTGGGAAAAACTATTTTGTAAATGTAGCGGCTGGAGGTTTACTGACTAACGTGGCTCATCAGGTTTCCTCAGAATTAAAAACAATTCTAGGAAGAACTGCTTATTATATTGAAGGAATTAAAGAAATTCCAAAACATAAATTTAATTCATTTGATATTAATATAAAAAGCAGTGAATTTACAGAGGACTTAGAAGCACTACTGTTTTTAGTATGTAACAGTTCTTCGATAGGAGGATTTAAAAAATTAGCTCCAGAAGCAGAAGTTAAGGATGGTTATTTAGATTGCATAGTTATAAAAAAGGCAGAGTTTCAAAATATAATTACTATATTTATTAAACTATTAAAAGGAGAATTAACTAGCCATCCTAATGTACTACATTTTAAGACAAAAAAAGTAACAATTAATTCACACAAAAAAGTGCATATTGATTTAGATGGAGAATTTGGAGGAGTTCTTCCTGCTTCATTTGAAGTAGTAGAACAAAGTTTTAGGATATTTGTAAAATAA
- a CDS encoding UDP-N-acetylmuramyl pentapeptide phosphotransferase/UDP-N-acetylglucosamine-1-phosphate transferase: protein MIFLIALLTSYLSIYGIISMINKESLNRSNHKKSLYQGIVVYIIFIILTFILIGVENIVIGITLGGLILFSICVFDTFKGIKNILIVIPAIIVCMLNIRIYGTTNPLTGQYFLFSYWIQYIITIIWLFVVMNIINMLNKINGLAPGIVSISSLTLFIVALVMEQPVSALVAVILSGTSLGLVRSRKYLDEHFIKNIEGVFLGFILGIIAVDGAFKSVTILSLIIPLFVISLPLLNKFNKLLKFVVSNKGKKNDNKDNTSLRLHIEFNDTQSSLFMYIVSICLSFASIIILLIHLKHS from the coding sequence ATGATTTTTTTGATAGCATTATTGACATCATACTTAAGTATATATGGAATTATATCTATGATTAATAAGGAGAGTTTAAACAGAAGTAATCATAAAAAATCTTTATACCAAGGGATTGTAGTTTATATAATATTTATAATATTAACTTTTATTTTAATTGGCGTAGAAAACATAGTTATAGGAATTACATTAGGAGGTTTAATCCTTTTTAGTATATGTGTATTTGACACTTTTAAAGGTATTAAAAATATTTTAATAGTTATCCCAGCTATAATTGTTTGCATGCTAAATATACGAATATATGGAACGACTAATCCTTTAACAGGTCAGTATTTTTTATTTAGTTATTGGATTCAATATATAATAACAATTATATGGTTGTTTGTAGTAATGAATATAATTAATATGTTAAATAAAATAAATGGGTTAGCTCCGGGGATAGTATCTATTTCATCATTAACATTATTTATAGTAGCCTTAGTTATGGAACAGCCAGTTTCAGCATTAGTTGCAGTTATTTTGAGTGGTACTAGTTTGGGTCTTGTAAGGAGTAGAAAATATTTAGATGAGCATTTTATTAAAAACATAGAAGGGGTATTTTTAGGCTTTATTTTGGGGATAATTGCAGTTGATGGTGCATTTAAAAGTGTTACTATTTTATCTCTAATTATACCGCTATTTGTTATTAGCCTACCTTTATTAAATAAGTTTAATAAGCTGCTAAAGTTTGTTGTTTCAAACAAAGGTAAAAAAAATGATAACAAAGACAATACATCTTTAAGATTACATATAGAATTTAATGATACACAATCTTCATTATTTATGTACATTGTAAGTATTTGCTTATCCTTTGCATCAATTATTATACTTTTAATACATTTAAAACATAGTTAG
- a CDS encoding MarR family winged helix-turn-helix transcriptional regulator, with protein sequence MKKVEICENVIEIEKYLRKVDSIIRRKGREILKDFEITVPQFSALQWLINEEGLTVGKLSKKMSLACSTITDLIDRMEKNGLVARKRDDKDKRIVRIKVMPKGYELVEKVLERRRAYLAEKLKELEKKDMILLSENLKSLYEAMEKEQSNSNK encoded by the coding sequence ATGAAAAAAGTAGAGATTTGTGAGAATGTGATAGAAATTGAAAAGTACTTAAGGAAGGTAGATTCAATTATTAGAAGAAAGGGTAGAGAAATCTTAAAAGATTTTGAGATTACTGTTCCACAATTTTCTGCTTTGCAATGGTTAATAAATGAAGAAGGATTAACAGTAGGAAAATTAAGTAAAAAGATGTCTTTAGCGTGTAGTACAATAACAGACTTAATTGATAGAATGGAGAAAAATGGATTGGTTGCTAGAAAGAGAGATGATAAAGATAAAAGAATAGTGAGAATTAAAGTAATGCCTAAGGGATATGAATTGGTTGAAAAGGTTCTTGAAAGAAGGAGAGCATATTTAGCTGAGAAGTTAAAAGAGTTAGAAAAAAAAGATATGATACTTTTATCGGAAAACCTTAAGTCATTATATGAAGCAATGGAAAAAGAGCAAAGCAATAGCAATAAATAG
- a CDS encoding glycerophosphodiester phosphodiesterase, translating into MEKSLIIAHRGASGYAPENTISAFKMALEMVCDGIELDVHYSKDGHLIVCHDERVDRTTNGSGFIKDLTLNEIKKLDAGTWFDYKYTNEKIPTLEEVLDIIWGKDILLNIELKNGIIQYQGMEEAVINMVDKYNMYENVIISSFNHYSLLKVKEINKKIKTGVLYVAGLISPWEYAKKINAQAIHPVFHSVNKEIVKECKRNNLQVNTYTVNEEQDIHNIGNMKVSGIITNYPDRAKKIIDEI; encoded by the coding sequence TTGGAAAAATCATTGATAATAGCACATAGAGGTGCATCGGGATATGCTCCTGAAAATACAATCAGTGCATTTAAGATGGCTTTGGAAATGGTATGTGATGGTATAGAATTAGATGTCCACTATAGTAAAGATGGTCATTTAATTGTCTGTCATGATGAAAGAGTTGATAGAACAACTAATGGAAGTGGATTCATTAAAGATTTGACATTGAACGAAATAAAAAAGTTAGATGCAGGGACTTGGTTCGATTATAAATATACTAATGAAAAAATACCAACATTGGAGGAAGTATTAGATATTATATGGGGAAAAGATATATTATTAAATATAGAGCTGAAAAATGGAATAATACAATATCAAGGAATGGAAGAAGCTGTTATAAATATGGTGGATAAATATAATATGTATGAAAATGTAATTATATCTTCTTTTAATCATTATAGTTTACTTAAAGTTAAAGAGATAAATAAAAAAATAAAAACAGGTGTTTTATATGTAGCAGGTTTAATATCACCATGGGAGTATGCAAAAAAAATTAATGCACAGGCAATACATCCAGTATTCCATAGTGTTAATAAAGAGATAGTGAAAGAATGTAAAAGAAATAATTTGCAAGTAAACACATATACAGTGAATGAAGAGCAAGATATTCATAATATTGGAAATATGAAAGTTAGTGGAATAATAACAAATTATCCTGATAGAGCTAAAAAAATAATAGATGAAATATAG
- a CDS encoding histidinol-phosphatase HisJ family protein, whose product MYDLHVHSSFSNDCRHAMEDMLKGALVKNVKTIAFTDHVDFEYGDCNLDLAFTPDDYIREYKRLKTNYKNDIQILSGLEIGMQPHLSKKANDFIQDYPFDFIIMSVHAAKGKGLYEGTYYKNRTPLQVYEDYYDDLIKILDNFDNFDVVGHLDLVERYRIHISEIRPLDEYKEILVEALKKIIKMGKGIEVNTSGIRYGIESFHPTKDILKIYKDLGGEIITIGSDAHKPEDICFAYHEATQLLKELGFKHISIFKNRKKHYIKL is encoded by the coding sequence ATGTACGACCTTCATGTTCATAGCAGTTTTTCTAATGATTGTAGACACGCTATGGAAGATATGTTAAAAGGAGCTTTAGTTAAAAATGTAAAGACTATAGCTTTTACTGACCATGTAGACTTTGAATATGGTGATTGTAATTTAGACCTTGCCTTTACCCCTGATGATTATATAAGAGAATATAAAAGACTTAAAACTAATTATAAGAATGATATCCAAATATTAAGTGGGTTAGAAATAGGTATGCAACCACATCTTTCAAAAAAAGCTAATGATTTTATTCAAGACTATCCATTCGACTTTATAATAATGTCAGTTCATGCCGCTAAAGGTAAAGGACTGTATGAAGGAACTTATTATAAAAACAGAACTCCACTTCAAGTATATGAAGATTACTATGATGACTTAATTAAAATTCTAGATAACTTTGATAATTTTGATGTTGTTGGTCATTTAGACTTAGTTGAAAGATATCGCATTCATATAAGCGAAATTAGACCTTTAGATGAATATAAAGAGATATTAGTTGAAGCATTAAAAAAGATAATAAAAATGGGTAAAGGAATTGAAGTAAATACTTCTGGTATAAGATATGGTATTGAAAGTTTCCATCCAACAAAAGACATATTAAAAATATATAAGGATTTAGGTGGAGAAATAATAACTATAGGTTCAGATGCACATAAACCTGAAGATATATGCTTTGCATATCATGAAGCTACTCAGCTTCTTAAAGAACTAGGTTTTAAGCATATTAGTATATTTAAAAATAGAAAAAAACACTATATTAAACTTTAG
- a CDS encoding putative polysaccharide biosynthesis protein codes for MKKTSFIYGSIILASVNFIVRLFGFIYKIILSKLIGPEGIGLFQMVFPILMVFITLTTAGIPIAVSKLVSKQNSLNNQTGVKQVFKLAFSITFIISILLVSIIILFKDFIVFDLLKNSDLYYSILFLAPAIFIISISSVTRGYFYGLKKIKPAGLSQIIEQVTRIVFVIGTIYYLYPVESKLGALIAVCGISIGEFFGLIWLLFQYKIINRKNITANIRKLNTIKLLSQITYISVPITISRMINVSLQMVNAVLIPQRLTAAGYSSSEAVSTFGRVVGMSFPLIFLPFIVTSALVINIIPNLSEQLALKKYRLIREDIELSIRITLLISIPLTIFYIFFSEPIASFIYNDIKVGKYMSILGYATIFLSLQHTLSGILHGLGKQIVATINYVLGMSVQLLATYFLVANPKFGINGFFIGFISSTIIISFLNLYYIDKILKVKIKINNYILKPLLSSLLMISTILICYKYLNKNNMIEFLSLLIPTSLGGIVYIFSLILIKGLPKDIIKRLLGNI; via the coding sequence TTGAAAAAAACAAGCTTTATTTACGGTTCTATAATTTTAGCCTCTGTTAACTTTATTGTTAGATTATTTGGCTTTATTTATAAAATAATCCTATCTAAACTTATTGGTCCAGAAGGAATCGGATTATTTCAAATGGTATTTCCTATTCTTATGGTTTTTATTACTTTAACTACTGCTGGAATACCAATTGCTGTGTCTAAATTAGTATCTAAACAAAACTCATTAAATAATCAAACAGGCGTTAAGCAAGTTTTTAAGTTAGCATTTTCTATTACCTTTATTATTTCAATATTACTTGTTTCAATTATTATACTTTTCAAAGACTTTATTGTTTTCGACTTGCTAAAAAATAGTGACCTATATTACTCAATTTTATTTCTTGCTCCAGCAATTTTTATTATATCTATATCATCTGTTACAAGAGGATATTTCTATGGTTTGAAGAAAATTAAACCTGCTGGATTATCTCAAATTATTGAACAAGTAACTAGAATAGTATTTGTAATTGGTACTATTTATTATCTGTATCCTGTTGAATCAAAATTAGGTGCATTAATAGCTGTTTGTGGTATAAGTATAGGAGAGTTTTTTGGACTAATTTGGTTGCTGTTTCAATATAAGATTATAAACAGAAAGAACATTACAGCTAATATTAGGAAGCTTAACACAATAAAGCTTCTATCACAAATCACTTATATATCAGTGCCTATTACTATATCTAGAATGATAAATGTGTCTTTACAAATGGTTAATGCAGTTTTAATACCTCAACGATTAACTGCAGCTGGGTATTCATCTTCAGAAGCTGTAAGTACCTTTGGTAGAGTAGTAGGAATGTCTTTTCCTCTTATATTTTTACCTTTTATAGTAACTTCTGCTTTAGTTATAAATATTATTCCAAATCTATCTGAGCAACTAGCATTAAAAAAGTATAGATTAATAAGAGAAGATATAGAATTATCTATAAGAATAACCTTACTTATATCTATACCCTTGACAATTTTTTATATCTTCTTTTCTGAGCCTATAGCTTCTTTTATTTATAATGATATTAAAGTTGGAAAATATATGTCGATTTTAGGATATGCAACTATTTTTTTATCTTTACAACACACATTATCAGGTATTTTACACGGCTTAGGAAAACAAATTGTCGCTACTATTAACTATGTTCTAGGAATGTCTGTTCAATTATTAGCAACTTATTTCCTTGTTGCTAATCCCAAATTTGGTATAAACGGATTTTTTATTGGCTTTATATCATCAACAATAATAATTAGTTTTTTAAATTTATACTATATCGATAAAATATTAAAAGTAAAAATTAAAATTAATAATTATATTCTTAAACCTTTATTATCATCTTTATTAATGATTTCTACTATTTTAATATGTTATAAATATCTTAATAAAAATAATATGATAGAATTCTTATCTTTACTAATTCCAACCTCTTTAGGAGGTATAGTTTATATATTCAGTCTTATTCTAATAAAAGGCTTACCTAAAGACATAATAAAAAGGTTATTAGGGAATATCTAA